One stretch of Cohnella algarum DNA includes these proteins:
- a CDS encoding ABC transporter permease, giving the protein MTLSMKRVFAILQKDYKDMSRNLYVSTTLLMPIVLSVIYGRMGAGSIDTYYLVFNMTFVLVTAYVQASLIAEEKEKNTLRGLMLSPASTLEIFCGKNLLSFLATVLIVTVCMALQEYNPQNMPAVIAALFLSVLFYLGLGTLIGLFTKSVMEASVAVLPFFAIFSFGSYVTLFIEQYPFLSVLEALPNLQLLELAKRVEAGAGFADTAGHLGIILAWAVAIHILAAFVYKKRMVDE; this is encoded by the coding sequence ATGACGTTATCGATGAAGCGGGTTTTCGCGATTTTGCAAAAAGACTACAAAGACATGTCCCGCAATTTGTACGTCTCGACGACGCTGTTGATGCCGATCGTGCTGTCGGTCATTTACGGCCGGATGGGCGCAGGGAGCATCGATACCTACTACTTGGTTTTCAACATGACGTTCGTCCTGGTAACCGCGTATGTGCAAGCGTCGCTGATCGCGGAAGAGAAAGAAAAGAACACGCTGCGCGGGCTCATGCTGTCGCCTGCCAGCACGCTCGAGATTTTTTGCGGCAAAAACTTGCTGAGCTTTCTGGCGACCGTCCTGATCGTGACGGTTTGCATGGCGCTGCAGGAGTACAATCCGCAAAATATGCCGGCCGTAATCGCCGCCTTGTTTTTGTCCGTCCTCTTTTATTTGGGCCTCGGGACGTTGATCGGGCTGTTTACGAAATCGGTGATGGAAGCTTCGGTCGCGGTTTTGCCGTTTTTCGCGATTTTCAGCTTCGGCTCCTATGTCACCCTGTTCATCGAGCAGTATCCGTTTCTGTCCGTATTGGAGGCGCTGCCGAATTTGCAGCTGCTCGAATTGGCAAAACGGGTGGAAGCGGGCGCGGGATTCGCCGATACGGCGGGCCATCTGGGCATCATCCTCGCATGGGCGGTCGCCATTCATATTTTGGCCGCATTCGTCTACAAGAAACGCATGGTCGACGAATAA
- a CDS encoding ABC transporter ATP-binding protein: protein MENIIEVTALEKSFSGSRALTNVSFSVRKGEIFGFLGPSGSGKTTTIKILTAQLKPTSGTAYVFGASADRLREARYRKKIGIITDNTALYARLSVYDNLKLYCDLYDVPFSRIGEVLAMVNMEGESKKTVSKLSKGMLQRIVLARALLHEPELLFLDEPTSALDPVNTKHIYEGLNRLKERGTTIFLTTHDMNEAETLCDRVAFLNNGEIQLLGSPQKLRRQRGDATLTVELTDGSTVIVPKGPEGARELFEYMSADRIASVQTNFPTLGDIFVEVTGRKLA from the coding sequence ATGGAAAATATTATCGAAGTGACGGCGTTGGAAAAATCGTTTTCCGGTTCCCGGGCTTTAACGAATGTATCCTTTAGCGTACGGAAGGGAGAAATTTTCGGTTTTTTGGGACCGAGCGGGTCGGGAAAAACGACGACCATCAAAATCCTGACGGCTCAGCTGAAGCCTACCTCGGGGACCGCCTATGTGTTCGGAGCGAGCGCGGACCGGCTGCGGGAAGCCCGATACCGCAAAAAAATCGGCATCATTACGGATAACACGGCTTTATACGCCCGATTGTCCGTCTACGACAATTTGAAGCTGTATTGCGATTTGTACGATGTGCCCTTTAGCCGAATCGGCGAAGTTCTGGCGATGGTGAACATGGAAGGCGAGAGCAAGAAAACCGTCTCCAAGCTGTCCAAAGGGATGCTCCAAAGAATCGTATTGGCGCGCGCCCTTCTGCACGAGCCCGAGCTGTTGTTCCTCGACGAGCCGACATCCGCGCTCGATCCGGTAAACACGAAGCATATTTACGAGGGCTTGAATCGGTTAAAAGAGCGGGGAACGACGATCTTTTTGACGACGCACGATATGAACGAAGCCGAAACGCTGTGCGATCGGGTCGCTTTTTTGAACAACGGAGAGATACAATTGCTGGGTTCCCCGCAAAAGCTGCGCCGGCAGCGCGGAGACGCGACGTTGACCGTCGAGCTTACCGACGGGTCCACCGTCATCGTGCCGAAGGGGCCGGAAGGGGCTCGGGAATTGTTCGAATACATGAGCGCCGATCGGATTGCGTCGGTCCAAACGAATTTTCCGACGCTTGGCGATATTTTCGTAGAAGTAACCGGGAGGAAGCTGGCATGA